The Bacteroidota bacterium DNA segment GTTTATTCAAGCTAAAGAAGCTTAGTGTGATGAAACGTGTTTTTTTTACGTTGCTGACTATATTACTAATAGGTGTGCTCAATTCGTGCAAAACGGATTTTGACATCAATGCCGAACAAAAGGATATTACGGTGGTTTATGGTCTTCTGGATCAGGCAGAAACAACACATTACATCAAAATCACCAAAGCGTTTTTAGGAGAGCAAAATGCGCTGGTAATGGCTACCGACCCGGCCAACAGTAATTACAATTCTGAAATTCAGGTCAAGATAGAAGAATATAACAATGGCACGCGCACCTGGTTTGCCTATTTGAACGATACCATTATTAATAACAAAGAATCAGGTGCATTTTACAGTCCCACACAAAAAGTATATGTTTTTCATAAAGCCTTGAATGAGGACAGGCGTTACAAGCTCACGATAACCAATACCGAAACGGGCAAAGAAGTAACGGCAGAAACATTGCTGGTGAAAGATTTTAACATTCTTTCCCCATTGTATTATTCCATAAATCCCCAAATCAGTTTTATTACCCCTGCAGGTAAATATATCGATGGTGAAGCGAAATGGGATGGAGCGGTGAACGGGCGACTTTACGAACCAACAATCCGCTTTCATTATACCGAAATCAATAAAACGACCCTTGCAGTTGATTCTACAAAATATGTTGACTGGATTTTACCTTCGCAAAAATCGGCCAAGCTCGATGGCAAAGAAACCCTGCTAAGCAGTTACAACGGAGAAACCTTTTTTAAAATTCTTCAGGGTGCCATTAAAGTCGACAATAATCTTGAACGCAAAATCGGCAAGGTGGATTTCATGTTATCCGTTGGCGGTGATGAACTTAGCACATACATTGATTTAAATCGTCCTTCCACAAGCATCATTCAGGAAAGGCCCGTTTATACCAACATCGGTAACGGCATCGGAATTTTTTCATGCCGTCATACTAAAGTTCTCCGTGGCTTTTCGATGTCCGGGCTTACTGCAACAGAGGTTATTAACGGGCAATACACTTCAGAATTAGGATTTGTACCCTGACAAAGGATATTTTTTTTTTACATTTCGTGACAGATTAAAATAAAAATTTTACCTTTGCACACCATTTTAATAGAATTTTTAATATTATTATATTATGTATCTGACACCTGAATTAAAAAAGAATCTTTTTAAAGAATACGGAAAATCAGAATTTGACACCGGCTCATCCGAAGGACAAATAGCGCTGTTTACGTTTCGCATTCAACATCTTACAGGTCACCTGAAAGAAAAAAAGAAAGACACCGTAACCCGCCGTTCACTGGTTCAGCTTGTAGGTAAAAGAAGGCGGTTACTGGATTATCTGAAAGAAAAAGATATTGAACGCTATCGCAGCATTATCAAAAAACTGAATATCAGGAAATAAGATAATATTCTCAATAAAGGAAAAGGCAATTAACCAATTGCCTTTTTTTGTATTTTTAACGCACTTTTTAGTCCATTTTATTAAACGTAAATTTTATGACAGTACAAGGAATTTCAAAAAGCTTCACATTGGATGATGGAAGGACCATCACGATTGAAACAGGCAAGCTGGCAAAACAAGCTGACGGCGCAGTTGTCGTAAGGATGGGTAATACCATGTTGCTTGCCACAGTAGTTTCAAAAAAAGAAGCCGCACCCCATACCGATTTCATGCCCCTTTCCGTAGATTATCAGGAAAAATACGCCGGAACAGGTCGTTTCCCCGGCGGATTTTTTAAACGCGAAGCAAGACCCTCAGAATACGAAATATTGATTTCACGCCTTGTTGACCGTGCACTTCGCCCCCTCTTTCCAGATAATTATCATGCAGAAACACAGGTTCTTATCACCATGATATCGGGCGAAACAGACGTTTTACCCGATGCACTTGCATGCCTTGCCGCTTCTTCAGCTTTGATGGTTTCTGATATTCCCTTCCACGGTCCTATTTCGGAAGTACGCGTTGGCAGGGTTGCCGGAAAACTTACCATCAACCCAACAATTACCGAACTGCAGAGCGCAGACATCGATATTATGGTGGCAGCCAACATGAAAGATATTATGATGGTTGAAGGCGAATTGAAGGAAGTTTCGGAAAACGACCTCGTTGAAGCCATGAAATTTGCACACGAAGCTATTAAAATAGAGTGCCAGGCACAGCTCGACCTTATGGAAATGGTTGAGAAATCAAAAGTTAAACGCGAATACAACCACGAAGAGAACGACGCCGAACTGGAAGCTGCCATAAAAACTTTTGCATTTCAGAAGGTTTATGATATGGCATCAAAAGGCATTGCAAACAAACATCAGCGCAAAGCTGAACTGGATGCCATTGCCGAAGAATTTCTTGCAACAATGACCGAAGAGGATAAAGCTGCAAAAATGCCCATGTTCAAACGCTATTTCCATGCAATTGAAAAAGAAGCCATACGCAATTGCATGCTGGATACCCGCAAACGTTTAGACGGACGCGTACTTGACGAAATCAGACCCATATGGTGCGAGGTGGATTATTTACCCACAGCTCATGGTTCTGCAATTTTTACACGCGGCGAAACACAATCACTGACTACAGTTACCCTTGGTTCCAAACTCAACGAACAAATTGTTGACGGAGCTACCATAGAAGGAAAAACAAACTTCATGCTGCATTATAACTTCCCTCCATTTTCTACAGGCGAAGTGAAACAAATGAGAGGCCTTGGCCGACGCGAAGTAGGACACGGCAATCTGGCATTACGTGCATTGAAATTTGTACTGCCCGGTGGTGAAATTAATCCTTACACCGTTCGCGTTGTTTCCGATATCCTTGAATCGAATGGTTCATCATCAATGGCAACTGTATGTGCCGGCACACTCGCGCTTATGGATGCAGGCGTTAAAATACCCAAACCTGTTTCAGGTATAGCCATGGGACTTATTACCGATGATAGTGGCCGCTACGTTGTTCTTTCAGATATTCTTGGTGACGAAGATCATCTTGGCGACATGGACTTCAAAGTTTGTGGTACCCGCGATGGTATTACAGCCTGCCAGATGGACATCAAGATTGAAGGTCTCAAATATGAGATTCTTGCCGAAGCGCTGGAACAGGCCCGTCGCGGTCGTTTATACATCATGGATAAAATTACCGAAGTGATGCCTGCTCCCCGCGAAGACTACAAACCTCATGTACCACGCATCGTCAAGATGACCATTCCTAAAGAATTCATCGGTGCTGTGATAGGCCCGGGTGGCAAGATTATTCAGGAAATGCAGAACGACACCAAATCAACCATTGTTATTCAGGAAATGGGCGAATTTGGCATCATTGATATCGTTTCAAACAACCTCGATTCAATCGAAGAAGTGAAACGCCGTATAAAAATGATTGTTGCTCAGCCTGAGATTGGTGAGATTTACAAAGGTGTTGTAAAAAACATTCAGGCATTTGGCGCCTTCGTTGAAATTCTTCCGGGAAAAGACGGACTGCTGCATATTTCGGAAATCGACTGGAAACGCATCAAAGAAGTAGAAGAAGTACTTCATGTTGGCGATACTGTTGAAGTAAAACTGATTGAAGTTGACAAGAAAACCGGCAAGATGAAGTTATCGCGCAAAGCCTTACTTGAAAAACCGGCAAACGAATAAATTTTCAGAATACTTTCTTTGCTGAAAGCACCCTTTAACAAGCAACTCCTGTCCTGTATCCATAGGAAAAAGGGAGTTGCTTTTTTATTTTCTCCCCTAAATTATCAAACAGCATAATAAGCAAACTTGCTGAAACCTTTTATACATGCTCTGCGTACACAACCCGATTTTATCAACAAACTGAACAACGTATGAGGCAGTTAAAAATTACAAAGCAGGTTACCAACAGGGAAACAGCATCACTTGACAAGTATTTGCAGGAAATCGGCAAAGTTGAGCTGATAACGGCAGAAGAAGAAGTGATACTTGCACAACGCATTAAACAAGGCGACATTTTAGCACTTGAACGGCTTACGAAAGCCAATCTGAGATTTGTTGTTTCCGTATCAAAACAATACCAGAATCAAGGACTGAGTCTTCCTGACCTTATCAACGAAGGCAATCTGGGTCTGATAAAAGCTGCACAGCGATTCGACGAAACACGCGGTTTCAAATTTATATCATATGCTGTATGGTGGATTCGTCAGTCGATATTACAGGCTCTGGCCGAACAATCGCGTATTGTACGACTCCCTTTAAATAAAATAGGTGCGATAAACCGCATCAATAAAGCGTTTGCCGCTTTTGAACAATCGAATCAGCGCGAGCCGAATCCGGAAGAAATTGCTGAACTGCTTGATATATCAGAAGCAGAAGTAAAAGAATCGATGAAGAATTCGGGAAGGCATGTATCAATGGACGCACCCATGATCAGTGGCGAGGACACCACGATGTATGATATGCTTCGCAGTGAAGACGGGCAAACCCCTGAAGACGGATTGTTGTTCGACTCGCTGAGAAAAGAGATAGAGCGCGCCATTTCAACGCTTACTCCGCGCGAAGCCGATGTTATCAGGTTGTACTTCGGTTTGAACGGCAAGCACCCACTTACACTTGAAGAAATAGCGGAACAGTTCGACCTTACAAGAGAACGCGTACGCCAGATAAAAGAAAAAGCCATTCGAAGGCTTAAACATACTTCGCGCTGCAAAAATCTGAAATCCTATCTCGGATAATCC contains these protein-coding regions:
- a CDS encoding RNA polymerase sigma factor RpoD/SigA, with translation MRQLKITKQVTNRETASLDKYLQEIGKVELITAEEEVILAQRIKQGDILALERLTKANLRFVVSVSKQYQNQGLSLPDLINEGNLGLIKAAQRFDETRGFKFISYAVWWIRQSILQALAEQSRIVRLPLNKIGAINRINKAFAAFEQSNQREPNPEEIAELLDISEAEVKESMKNSGRHVSMDAPMISGEDTTMYDMLRSEDGQTPEDGLLFDSLRKEIERAISTLTPREADVIRLYFGLNGKHPLTLEEIAEQFDLTRERVRQIKEKAIRRLKHTSRCKNLKSYLG
- the rpsO gene encoding 30S ribosomal protein S15, yielding MYLTPELKKNLFKEYGKSEFDTGSSEGQIALFTFRIQHLTGHLKEKKKDTVTRRSLVQLVGKRRRLLDYLKEKDIERYRSIIKKLNIRK
- a CDS encoding DUF4249 family protein, which codes for MSLFKLKKLSVMKRVFFTLLTILLIGVLNSCKTDFDINAEQKDITVVYGLLDQAETTHYIKITKAFLGEQNALVMATDPANSNYNSEIQVKIEEYNNGTRTWFAYLNDTIINNKESGAFYSPTQKVYVFHKALNEDRRYKLTITNTETGKEVTAETLLVKDFNILSPLYYSINPQISFITPAGKYIDGEAKWDGAVNGRLYEPTIRFHYTEINKTTLAVDSTKYVDWILPSQKSAKLDGKETLLSSYNGETFFKILQGAIKVDNNLERKIGKVDFMLSVGGDELSTYIDLNRPSTSIIQERPVYTNIGNGIGIFSCRHTKVLRGFSMSGLTATEVINGQYTSELGFVP
- the pnp gene encoding polyribonucleotide nucleotidyltransferase — its product is MTVQGISKSFTLDDGRTITIETGKLAKQADGAVVVRMGNTMLLATVVSKKEAAPHTDFMPLSVDYQEKYAGTGRFPGGFFKREARPSEYEILISRLVDRALRPLFPDNYHAETQVLITMISGETDVLPDALACLAASSALMVSDIPFHGPISEVRVGRVAGKLTINPTITELQSADIDIMVAANMKDIMMVEGELKEVSENDLVEAMKFAHEAIKIECQAQLDLMEMVEKSKVKREYNHEENDAELEAAIKTFAFQKVYDMASKGIANKHQRKAELDAIAEEFLATMTEEDKAAKMPMFKRYFHAIEKEAIRNCMLDTRKRLDGRVLDEIRPIWCEVDYLPTAHGSAIFTRGETQSLTTVTLGSKLNEQIVDGATIEGKTNFMLHYNFPPFSTGEVKQMRGLGRREVGHGNLALRALKFVLPGGEINPYTVRVVSDILESNGSSSMATVCAGTLALMDAGVKIPKPVSGIAMGLITDDSGRYVVLSDILGDEDHLGDMDFKVCGTRDGITACQMDIKIEGLKYEILAEALEQARRGRLYIMDKITEVMPAPREDYKPHVPRIVKMTIPKEFIGAVIGPGGKIIQEMQNDTKSTIVIQEMGEFGIIDIVSNNLDSIEEVKRRIKMIVAQPEIGEIYKGVVKNIQAFGAFVEILPGKDGLLHISEIDWKRIKEVEEVLHVGDTVEVKLIEVDKKTGKMKLSRKALLEKPANE